The following proteins come from a genomic window of Canis aureus isolate CA01 chromosome 3, VMU_Caureus_v.1.0, whole genome shotgun sequence:
- the VPS9D1 gene encoding VPS9 domain-containing protein 1 isoform X5 gives MLKLAEQCLERAQSTAAKLGKTHLKPAMPVAAPVPPSTSRHRRVYSDEGGKLSPFLPPEIFQKLQVVESQSSKKELTPLEEASLQNQKLKAAYEARMARLDPSQAMQKTSLTLSLQRQMMENLVIAKAREETLQRKMEERRLRLQEAANSLVSLPRRFCSQVALTPEEREQRALYAAILEYEQDHDWPKHWRAQLKKSPGDLSLVTSLVSHLLSIPDHPISQLLKKLQCAVYRALYPIVSRGAVGAASAPGCCSLPPDADGLLAPGSRRLRPSQSLYCMLSPADPSPAPRPPDGTHASPPTPPPHTGPPERGLDSSPVGPPSPLAHSFTAVQGKDSSFEDLEHFLATSEGWGRGHGRPPEPQTTGVKKEPLLEQLKSAVKDIHNAIDRLLSLTLLAFEGLSAAASKDRCLACIEEPFFSPLWPLLLALYRSVHRLREAALSRSMELYRNAPPAAIGIPSKLLPRDLEATGAGAYPYCAAAQELGLLVLESCPQKKLECIVRVLRVICACAEDYYRAQEAAPEARPQLGAAAIGADDLLPILSFVVLRSGLPQLVSECAALEEFIHEGYLIGEEGYCLTSLQSALSYVELLPRGALGK, from the exons ATGCTGAAACTGGCTGAGCAGTGTCTGGAGAGGGCCCAGTCCACAGCCGCCAAGCTTG GGAAAACACACCTGAAGCCAGCTATGCCTGTGGCTGCTCCTGTCCCCCCATCTACCAGCCGACATCGCCGGGTGTACTCAGACGAAGGGGGGAAACTATCTCCGTTTCTGCCGCCTGAGATCTTCCAGAAGCTTCAGGTGGTAGAGTCACAAAGTTCTAAGAA GGAGCTGACACCTCTGGAGGAGGCTTCTCTGCAGAATCAGAAGTTGAAGGCGGCCTATGAGGCACGGATGGCCCGCCTGGACCCCAGCCAGGCCATGCAGAAGACATCCCTG ACTCTGTCCCTGCAGCGGCAGATGATGGAGAACCTCGTGATCGCCAAAGCTCGGGAGGAGACA CTGCAGAGAAAGATGGAGGAGCGCCGGCTACGGCTCCAGGAGGCAGCCAACAG CCTCGTCTCTCTCCCCAGGAGGTTCTGCAGTCAAGTTGCCCTGACCCCGGAGGAGCGGGAGCAGCGGGCCCTCTATGCTGCTATCCTCGAGTACGAGCAAGACCAT GACTGGCCCAAGCACTGGAGGGCCCAGCTCAAGAAGAGCCCAGGGGACCTGTCGCTAGTGACCAGCCTGGTCTCCCACCTACTCAG CATTCCCGACCACCCCATCTCACAGCTCTTGAAGAAGCTCCAGTGTGCGGTGTACCGGGCGCTGTACCCCATCGTGAGCAGGGGCGCTGTTGGTGCCGCCTCTGCCCCTGGCTGCTGCTCCTTGCCCCCGGACGCCGACGGGCTGCTGGCTCCTGGAAGCCGGCGGCTCCGGCCCTCACAGAGCCTCTACTGCATGCTATCCCCTGCAGATCCCAGCCCAGCCCCGCGGCCCCCAGATGGCACCCATGCCAGTCCCCCTacaccccctccccacactggCCCCCCCGAAAGAGGGCTGGACAGCAGCCCTGTGGGGCCTCCCTCACCCCTGGCGCACAGCTTCACGGCTGTACAGGGCAAAGACAGCTCCTTTGAAGACCTCGAACACTTCTTGGCTACTTCTGAGGGGTGGGGCCGGGGGCATGGGAGGCCACCTGAGCCCCAAACAACAGGGGTGAAGAAGGAGCCGCTGCTGGAGCAGCTGAAGAGTGCTGTGAAGGACATACACAACGCTATCG ACAGGCTGCTCTCGCTGACCCTCCTGGCTTTCGAAGGCCTGAGTGCGGCTGCCTCCAAGGACCGGTGCCTAGCCTGCATCGAGGAAcccttcttctctcctctgtgGCCCTTGCTGCTGGCACTCTACAG GAGTGTGCACCGCCTCCGGGAGGCTGCCCTGAGCAGGAGCATGGAACTCTACAGGAATGCACCCCCAGCAGCCATAGGCATACCCTCGAAGCTTCTCCCCCGGGACCTGGAGGCCACAGGAGCTGGTGCCTACCCCTACTGTGCTGCAGCCCAAGAGCTAGGCTTGCTGGTTCTGGAGAGCTGCCCCCAGAAGAAGCTGGAGTGCATTG TGCGGGTCCTGCGGGTCATCTGCGCCTGTGCCGAGGACTACTACCGGGCCCAGGAGGCTGCACCTGAGGCCAGACCCCAGCTTGGTGCTGCAGCCAT TGGTGCCGATGATCTCCTGCCCATCTTGTCCTTCGTGGTGCTGAGAAGTGGTCTCCCCCAGTTGGTGTCAGAGTGTGCAGCCTTGGAGGAGTTCATCCATGAGGG ATACCTGATCGGAGAGGAGGGCTACTGCCTGACGTCACTACAGAGTGCCCTGAGCTACGTGGAGCTGCTGCCCCGGGGGGCTCTGGGCAAGTAG
- the VPS9D1 gene encoding VPS9 domain-containing protein 1 isoform X4 — protein sequence MAAAAGDGAVKPLQCAMKLANGAIELDTGNRPREAYTEYLRSIHYISQVLLEEVETTKEGGEIVAPDTSKMLKLAEQCLERAQSTAAKLGKTHLKPAMPVAAPVPPSTSRHRRVYSDEGGKLSPFLPPEIFQKLQVVESQSSKKELTPLEEASLQNQKLKAAYEARMARLDPSQAMQKTSLTLSLQRQMMENLVIAKAREETLQRKMEERRLRLQEAANRRFCSQVALTPEEREQRALYAAILEYEQDHDWPKHWRAQLKKSPGDLSLVTSLVSHLLSIPDHPISQLLKKLQCAVYRALYPIVSRGAVGAASAPGCCSLPPDADGLLAPGSRRLRPSQSLYCMLSPADPSPAPRPPDGTHASPPTPPPHTGPPERGLDSSPVGPPSPLAHSFTAVQGKDSSFEDLEHFLATSEGWGRGHGRPPEPQTTGVKKEPLLEQLKSAVKDIHNAIDRLLSLTLLAFEGLSAAASKDRCLACIEEPFFSPLWPLLLALYRSVHRLREAALSRSMELYRNAPPAAIGIPSKLLPRDLEATGAGAYPYCAAAQELGLLVLESCPQKKLECIVRVLRVICACAEDYYRAQEAAPEARPQLGAAAIGADDLLPILSFVVLRSGLPQLVSECAALEEFIHEGYLIGEEGYCLTSLQSALSYVELLPRGALGK from the exons GAGGCATATACAGAATACCTGAGGAGCATCCATTATATCTCCCAGGTGCTGCTGGAAGAAGTGGAAACCACCAAAG AAGGTGGAGAAATTGTGGCTCCGGACACCTCAAAGATGCTGAAACTGGCTGAGCAGTGTCTGGAGAGGGCCCAGTCCACAGCCGCCAAGCTTG GGAAAACACACCTGAAGCCAGCTATGCCTGTGGCTGCTCCTGTCCCCCCATCTACCAGCCGACATCGCCGGGTGTACTCAGACGAAGGGGGGAAACTATCTCCGTTTCTGCCGCCTGAGATCTTCCAGAAGCTTCAGGTGGTAGAGTCACAAAGTTCTAAGAA GGAGCTGACACCTCTGGAGGAGGCTTCTCTGCAGAATCAGAAGTTGAAGGCGGCCTATGAGGCACGGATGGCCCGCCTGGACCCCAGCCAGGCCATGCAGAAGACATCCCTG ACTCTGTCCCTGCAGCGGCAGATGATGGAGAACCTCGTGATCGCCAAAGCTCGGGAGGAGACA CTGCAGAGAAAGATGGAGGAGCGCCGGCTACGGCTCCAGGAGGCAGCCAACAG GAGGTTCTGCAGTCAAGTTGCCCTGACCCCGGAGGAGCGGGAGCAGCGGGCCCTCTATGCTGCTATCCTCGAGTACGAGCAAGACCAT GACTGGCCCAAGCACTGGAGGGCCCAGCTCAAGAAGAGCCCAGGGGACCTGTCGCTAGTGACCAGCCTGGTCTCCCACCTACTCAG CATTCCCGACCACCCCATCTCACAGCTCTTGAAGAAGCTCCAGTGTGCGGTGTACCGGGCGCTGTACCCCATCGTGAGCAGGGGCGCTGTTGGTGCCGCCTCTGCCCCTGGCTGCTGCTCCTTGCCCCCGGACGCCGACGGGCTGCTGGCTCCTGGAAGCCGGCGGCTCCGGCCCTCACAGAGCCTCTACTGCATGCTATCCCCTGCAGATCCCAGCCCAGCCCCGCGGCCCCCAGATGGCACCCATGCCAGTCCCCCTacaccccctccccacactggCCCCCCCGAAAGAGGGCTGGACAGCAGCCCTGTGGGGCCTCCCTCACCCCTGGCGCACAGCTTCACGGCTGTACAGGGCAAAGACAGCTCCTTTGAAGACCTCGAACACTTCTTGGCTACTTCTGAGGGGTGGGGCCGGGGGCATGGGAGGCCACCTGAGCCCCAAACAACAGGGGTGAAGAAGGAGCCGCTGCTGGAGCAGCTGAAGAGTGCTGTGAAGGACATACACAACGCTATCG ACAGGCTGCTCTCGCTGACCCTCCTGGCTTTCGAAGGCCTGAGTGCGGCTGCCTCCAAGGACCGGTGCCTAGCCTGCATCGAGGAAcccttcttctctcctctgtgGCCCTTGCTGCTGGCACTCTACAG GAGTGTGCACCGCCTCCGGGAGGCTGCCCTGAGCAGGAGCATGGAACTCTACAGGAATGCACCCCCAGCAGCCATAGGCATACCCTCGAAGCTTCTCCCCCGGGACCTGGAGGCCACAGGAGCTGGTGCCTACCCCTACTGTGCTGCAGCCCAAGAGCTAGGCTTGCTGGTTCTGGAGAGCTGCCCCCAGAAGAAGCTGGAGTGCATTG TGCGGGTCCTGCGGGTCATCTGCGCCTGTGCCGAGGACTACTACCGGGCCCAGGAGGCTGCACCTGAGGCCAGACCCCAGCTTGGTGCTGCAGCCAT TGGTGCCGATGATCTCCTGCCCATCTTGTCCTTCGTGGTGCTGAGAAGTGGTCTCCCCCAGTTGGTGTCAGAGTGTGCAGCCTTGGAGGAGTTCATCCATGAGGG ATACCTGATCGGAGAGGAGGGCTACTGCCTGACGTCACTACAGAGTGCCCTGAGCTACGTGGAGCTGCTGCCCCGGGGGGCTCTGGGCAAGTAG
- the VPS9D1 gene encoding VPS9 domain-containing protein 1 isoform X1, which translates to MCLASDFLSDVCFPGKTPRDGIVGRLRWAAPRRVSRRTGHEAGLLEPFASTGLTPGISLLWAQEAYTEYLRSIHYISQVLLEEVETTKEGGEIVAPDTSKMLKLAEQCLERAQSTAAKLGKTHLKPAMPVAAPVPPSTSRHRRVYSDEGGKLSPFLPPEIFQKLQVVESQSSKKELTPLEEASLQNQKLKAAYEARMARLDPSQAMQKTSLTLSLQRQMMENLVIAKAREETLQRKMEERRLRLQEAANRRFCSQVALTPEEREQRALYAAILEYEQDHDWPKHWRAQLKKSPGDLSLVTSLVSHLLSIPDHPISQLLKKLQCAVYRALYPIVSRGAVGAASAPGCCSLPPDADGLLAPGSRRLRPSQSLYCMLSPADPSPAPRPPDGTHASPPTPPPHTGPPERGLDSSPVGPPSPLAHSFTAVQGKDSSFEDLEHFLATSEGWGRGHGRPPEPQTTGVKKEPLLEQLKSAVKDIHNAIDRLLSLTLLAFEGLSAAASKDRCLACIEEPFFSPLWPLLLALYRSVHRLREAALSRSMELYRNAPPAAIGIPSKLLPRDLEATGAGAYPYCAAAQELGLLVLESCPQKKLECIVRVLRVICACAEDYYRAQEAAPEARPQLGAAAIGADDLLPILSFVVLRSGLPQLVSECAALEEFIHEGYLIGEEGYCLTSLQSALSYVELLPRGALGK; encoded by the exons GGCATGAGGCAGGTCTGTTGGAACCGTTTGCCAGTACTGGCCTGACCCCTGGCATTTCTCTTCTCTGGGCCCAGGAGGCATATACAGAATACCTGAGGAGCATCCATTATATCTCCCAGGTGCTGCTGGAAGAAGTGGAAACCACCAAAG AAGGTGGAGAAATTGTGGCTCCGGACACCTCAAAGATGCTGAAACTGGCTGAGCAGTGTCTGGAGAGGGCCCAGTCCACAGCCGCCAAGCTTG GGAAAACACACCTGAAGCCAGCTATGCCTGTGGCTGCTCCTGTCCCCCCATCTACCAGCCGACATCGCCGGGTGTACTCAGACGAAGGGGGGAAACTATCTCCGTTTCTGCCGCCTGAGATCTTCCAGAAGCTTCAGGTGGTAGAGTCACAAAGTTCTAAGAA GGAGCTGACACCTCTGGAGGAGGCTTCTCTGCAGAATCAGAAGTTGAAGGCGGCCTATGAGGCACGGATGGCCCGCCTGGACCCCAGCCAGGCCATGCAGAAGACATCCCTG ACTCTGTCCCTGCAGCGGCAGATGATGGAGAACCTCGTGATCGCCAAAGCTCGGGAGGAGACA CTGCAGAGAAAGATGGAGGAGCGCCGGCTACGGCTCCAGGAGGCAGCCAACAG GAGGTTCTGCAGTCAAGTTGCCCTGACCCCGGAGGAGCGGGAGCAGCGGGCCCTCTATGCTGCTATCCTCGAGTACGAGCAAGACCAT GACTGGCCCAAGCACTGGAGGGCCCAGCTCAAGAAGAGCCCAGGGGACCTGTCGCTAGTGACCAGCCTGGTCTCCCACCTACTCAG CATTCCCGACCACCCCATCTCACAGCTCTTGAAGAAGCTCCAGTGTGCGGTGTACCGGGCGCTGTACCCCATCGTGAGCAGGGGCGCTGTTGGTGCCGCCTCTGCCCCTGGCTGCTGCTCCTTGCCCCCGGACGCCGACGGGCTGCTGGCTCCTGGAAGCCGGCGGCTCCGGCCCTCACAGAGCCTCTACTGCATGCTATCCCCTGCAGATCCCAGCCCAGCCCCGCGGCCCCCAGATGGCACCCATGCCAGTCCCCCTacaccccctccccacactggCCCCCCCGAAAGAGGGCTGGACAGCAGCCCTGTGGGGCCTCCCTCACCCCTGGCGCACAGCTTCACGGCTGTACAGGGCAAAGACAGCTCCTTTGAAGACCTCGAACACTTCTTGGCTACTTCTGAGGGGTGGGGCCGGGGGCATGGGAGGCCACCTGAGCCCCAAACAACAGGGGTGAAGAAGGAGCCGCTGCTGGAGCAGCTGAAGAGTGCTGTGAAGGACATACACAACGCTATCG ACAGGCTGCTCTCGCTGACCCTCCTGGCTTTCGAAGGCCTGAGTGCGGCTGCCTCCAAGGACCGGTGCCTAGCCTGCATCGAGGAAcccttcttctctcctctgtgGCCCTTGCTGCTGGCACTCTACAG GAGTGTGCACCGCCTCCGGGAGGCTGCCCTGAGCAGGAGCATGGAACTCTACAGGAATGCACCCCCAGCAGCCATAGGCATACCCTCGAAGCTTCTCCCCCGGGACCTGGAGGCCACAGGAGCTGGTGCCTACCCCTACTGTGCTGCAGCCCAAGAGCTAGGCTTGCTGGTTCTGGAGAGCTGCCCCCAGAAGAAGCTGGAGTGCATTG TGCGGGTCCTGCGGGTCATCTGCGCCTGTGCCGAGGACTACTACCGGGCCCAGGAGGCTGCACCTGAGGCCAGACCCCAGCTTGGTGCTGCAGCCAT TGGTGCCGATGATCTCCTGCCCATCTTGTCCTTCGTGGTGCTGAGAAGTGGTCTCCCCCAGTTGGTGTCAGAGTGTGCAGCCTTGGAGGAGTTCATCCATGAGGG ATACCTGATCGGAGAGGAGGGCTACTGCCTGACGTCACTACAGAGTGCCCTGAGCTACGTGGAGCTGCTGCCCCGGGGGGCTCTGGGCAAGTAG
- the VPS9D1 gene encoding VPS9 domain-containing protein 1 isoform X2: MAAAAGDGAVKPLQCAMKLANGAIELDTGNRPREAYTEYLRSIHYISQVLLEEVETTKEGGEIVAPDTSKMLKLAEQCLERAQSTAAKLGKTHLKPAMPVAAPVPPSTSRHRRVYSDEGGKLSPFLPPEIFQKLQVVESQSSKKELTPLEEASLQNQKLKAAYEARMARLDPSQAMQKTSLTLSLQRQMMENLVIAKAREETLQRKMEERRLRLQEAANSLVSLPRRFCSQVALTPEEREQRALYAAILEYEQDHDWPKHWRAQLKKSPGDLSLVTSLVSHLLSIPDHPISQLLKKLQCAVYRALYPIVSRGAVGAASAPGCCSLPPDADGLLAPGSRRLRPSQSLYCMLSPADPSPAPRPPDGTHASPPTPPPHTGPPERGLDSSPVGPPSPLAHSFTAVQGKDSSFEDLEHFLATSEGWGRGHGRPPEPQTTGVKKEPLLEQLKSAVKDIHNAIDRLLSLTLLAFEGLSAAASKDRCLACIEEPFFSPLWPLLLALYRSVHRLREAALSRSMELYRNAPPAAIGIPSKLLPRDLEATGAGAYPYCAAAQELGLLVLESCPQKKLECIVRVLRVICACAEDYYRAQEAAPEARPQLGAAAIGADDLLPILSFVVLRSGLPQLVSECAALEEFIHEGYLIGEEGYCLTSLQSALSYVELLPRGALGK, encoded by the exons GAGGCATATACAGAATACCTGAGGAGCATCCATTATATCTCCCAGGTGCTGCTGGAAGAAGTGGAAACCACCAAAG AAGGTGGAGAAATTGTGGCTCCGGACACCTCAAAGATGCTGAAACTGGCTGAGCAGTGTCTGGAGAGGGCCCAGTCCACAGCCGCCAAGCTTG GGAAAACACACCTGAAGCCAGCTATGCCTGTGGCTGCTCCTGTCCCCCCATCTACCAGCCGACATCGCCGGGTGTACTCAGACGAAGGGGGGAAACTATCTCCGTTTCTGCCGCCTGAGATCTTCCAGAAGCTTCAGGTGGTAGAGTCACAAAGTTCTAAGAA GGAGCTGACACCTCTGGAGGAGGCTTCTCTGCAGAATCAGAAGTTGAAGGCGGCCTATGAGGCACGGATGGCCCGCCTGGACCCCAGCCAGGCCATGCAGAAGACATCCCTG ACTCTGTCCCTGCAGCGGCAGATGATGGAGAACCTCGTGATCGCCAAAGCTCGGGAGGAGACA CTGCAGAGAAAGATGGAGGAGCGCCGGCTACGGCTCCAGGAGGCAGCCAACAG CCTCGTCTCTCTCCCCAGGAGGTTCTGCAGTCAAGTTGCCCTGACCCCGGAGGAGCGGGAGCAGCGGGCCCTCTATGCTGCTATCCTCGAGTACGAGCAAGACCAT GACTGGCCCAAGCACTGGAGGGCCCAGCTCAAGAAGAGCCCAGGGGACCTGTCGCTAGTGACCAGCCTGGTCTCCCACCTACTCAG CATTCCCGACCACCCCATCTCACAGCTCTTGAAGAAGCTCCAGTGTGCGGTGTACCGGGCGCTGTACCCCATCGTGAGCAGGGGCGCTGTTGGTGCCGCCTCTGCCCCTGGCTGCTGCTCCTTGCCCCCGGACGCCGACGGGCTGCTGGCTCCTGGAAGCCGGCGGCTCCGGCCCTCACAGAGCCTCTACTGCATGCTATCCCCTGCAGATCCCAGCCCAGCCCCGCGGCCCCCAGATGGCACCCATGCCAGTCCCCCTacaccccctccccacactggCCCCCCCGAAAGAGGGCTGGACAGCAGCCCTGTGGGGCCTCCCTCACCCCTGGCGCACAGCTTCACGGCTGTACAGGGCAAAGACAGCTCCTTTGAAGACCTCGAACACTTCTTGGCTACTTCTGAGGGGTGGGGCCGGGGGCATGGGAGGCCACCTGAGCCCCAAACAACAGGGGTGAAGAAGGAGCCGCTGCTGGAGCAGCTGAAGAGTGCTGTGAAGGACATACACAACGCTATCG ACAGGCTGCTCTCGCTGACCCTCCTGGCTTTCGAAGGCCTGAGTGCGGCTGCCTCCAAGGACCGGTGCCTAGCCTGCATCGAGGAAcccttcttctctcctctgtgGCCCTTGCTGCTGGCACTCTACAG GAGTGTGCACCGCCTCCGGGAGGCTGCCCTGAGCAGGAGCATGGAACTCTACAGGAATGCACCCCCAGCAGCCATAGGCATACCCTCGAAGCTTCTCCCCCGGGACCTGGAGGCCACAGGAGCTGGTGCCTACCCCTACTGTGCTGCAGCCCAAGAGCTAGGCTTGCTGGTTCTGGAGAGCTGCCCCCAGAAGAAGCTGGAGTGCATTG TGCGGGTCCTGCGGGTCATCTGCGCCTGTGCCGAGGACTACTACCGGGCCCAGGAGGCTGCACCTGAGGCCAGACCCCAGCTTGGTGCTGCAGCCAT TGGTGCCGATGATCTCCTGCCCATCTTGTCCTTCGTGGTGCTGAGAAGTGGTCTCCCCCAGTTGGTGTCAGAGTGTGCAGCCTTGGAGGAGTTCATCCATGAGGG ATACCTGATCGGAGAGGAGGGCTACTGCCTGACGTCACTACAGAGTGCCCTGAGCTACGTGGAGCTGCTGCCCCGGGGGGCTCTGGGCAAGTAG
- the VPS9D1 gene encoding VPS9 domain-containing protein 1 isoform X3, producing MCAFPGRPQGTASWGGYAGLLRDASPAEPEAYTEYLRSIHYISQVLLEEVETTKEGGEIVAPDTSKMLKLAEQCLERAQSTAAKLGKTHLKPAMPVAAPVPPSTSRHRRVYSDEGGKLSPFLPPEIFQKLQVVESQSSKKELTPLEEASLQNQKLKAAYEARMARLDPSQAMQKTSLTLSLQRQMMENLVIAKAREETLQRKMEERRLRLQEAANSLVSLPRRFCSQVALTPEEREQRALYAAILEYEQDHDWPKHWRAQLKKSPGDLSLVTSLVSHLLSIPDHPISQLLKKLQCAVYRALYPIVSRGAVGAASAPGCCSLPPDADGLLAPGSRRLRPSQSLYCMLSPADPSPAPRPPDGTHASPPTPPPHTGPPERGLDSSPVGPPSPLAHSFTAVQGKDSSFEDLEHFLATSEGWGRGHGRPPEPQTTGVKKEPLLEQLKSAVKDIHNAIDRLLSLTLLAFEGLSAAASKDRCLACIEEPFFSPLWPLLLALYRSVHRLREAALSRSMELYRNAPPAAIGIPSKLLPRDLEATGAGAYPYCAAAQELGLLVLESCPQKKLECIVRVLRVICACAEDYYRAQEAAPEARPQLGAAAIGADDLLPILSFVVLRSGLPQLVSECAALEEFIHEGYLIGEEGYCLTSLQSALSYVELLPRGALGK from the exons GAGGCATATACAGAATACCTGAGGAGCATCCATTATATCTCCCAGGTGCTGCTGGAAGAAGTGGAAACCACCAAAG AAGGTGGAGAAATTGTGGCTCCGGACACCTCAAAGATGCTGAAACTGGCTGAGCAGTGTCTGGAGAGGGCCCAGTCCACAGCCGCCAAGCTTG GGAAAACACACCTGAAGCCAGCTATGCCTGTGGCTGCTCCTGTCCCCCCATCTACCAGCCGACATCGCCGGGTGTACTCAGACGAAGGGGGGAAACTATCTCCGTTTCTGCCGCCTGAGATCTTCCAGAAGCTTCAGGTGGTAGAGTCACAAAGTTCTAAGAA GGAGCTGACACCTCTGGAGGAGGCTTCTCTGCAGAATCAGAAGTTGAAGGCGGCCTATGAGGCACGGATGGCCCGCCTGGACCCCAGCCAGGCCATGCAGAAGACATCCCTG ACTCTGTCCCTGCAGCGGCAGATGATGGAGAACCTCGTGATCGCCAAAGCTCGGGAGGAGACA CTGCAGAGAAAGATGGAGGAGCGCCGGCTACGGCTCCAGGAGGCAGCCAACAG CCTCGTCTCTCTCCCCAGGAGGTTCTGCAGTCAAGTTGCCCTGACCCCGGAGGAGCGGGAGCAGCGGGCCCTCTATGCTGCTATCCTCGAGTACGAGCAAGACCAT GACTGGCCCAAGCACTGGAGGGCCCAGCTCAAGAAGAGCCCAGGGGACCTGTCGCTAGTGACCAGCCTGGTCTCCCACCTACTCAG CATTCCCGACCACCCCATCTCACAGCTCTTGAAGAAGCTCCAGTGTGCGGTGTACCGGGCGCTGTACCCCATCGTGAGCAGGGGCGCTGTTGGTGCCGCCTCTGCCCCTGGCTGCTGCTCCTTGCCCCCGGACGCCGACGGGCTGCTGGCTCCTGGAAGCCGGCGGCTCCGGCCCTCACAGAGCCTCTACTGCATGCTATCCCCTGCAGATCCCAGCCCAGCCCCGCGGCCCCCAGATGGCACCCATGCCAGTCCCCCTacaccccctccccacactggCCCCCCCGAAAGAGGGCTGGACAGCAGCCCTGTGGGGCCTCCCTCACCCCTGGCGCACAGCTTCACGGCTGTACAGGGCAAAGACAGCTCCTTTGAAGACCTCGAACACTTCTTGGCTACTTCTGAGGGGTGGGGCCGGGGGCATGGGAGGCCACCTGAGCCCCAAACAACAGGGGTGAAGAAGGAGCCGCTGCTGGAGCAGCTGAAGAGTGCTGTGAAGGACATACACAACGCTATCG ACAGGCTGCTCTCGCTGACCCTCCTGGCTTTCGAAGGCCTGAGTGCGGCTGCCTCCAAGGACCGGTGCCTAGCCTGCATCGAGGAAcccttcttctctcctctgtgGCCCTTGCTGCTGGCACTCTACAG GAGTGTGCACCGCCTCCGGGAGGCTGCCCTGAGCAGGAGCATGGAACTCTACAGGAATGCACCCCCAGCAGCCATAGGCATACCCTCGAAGCTTCTCCCCCGGGACCTGGAGGCCACAGGAGCTGGTGCCTACCCCTACTGTGCTGCAGCCCAAGAGCTAGGCTTGCTGGTTCTGGAGAGCTGCCCCCAGAAGAAGCTGGAGTGCATTG TGCGGGTCCTGCGGGTCATCTGCGCCTGTGCCGAGGACTACTACCGGGCCCAGGAGGCTGCACCTGAGGCCAGACCCCAGCTTGGTGCTGCAGCCAT TGGTGCCGATGATCTCCTGCCCATCTTGTCCTTCGTGGTGCTGAGAAGTGGTCTCCCCCAGTTGGTGTCAGAGTGTGCAGCCTTGGAGGAGTTCATCCATGAGGG ATACCTGATCGGAGAGGAGGGCTACTGCCTGACGTCACTACAGAGTGCCCTGAGCTACGTGGAGCTGCTGCCCCGGGGGGCTCTGGGCAAGTAG